One part of the Truepera radiovictrix DSM 17093 genome encodes these proteins:
- the lipA gene encoding lipoyl synthase, with amino-acid sequence MASPAPAPQRPPKVVKNGVYRKGAENEPKVRKPAWLKVKLPSGARYSEVKKTVREHRLSTVCEEAMCPNIGECWNAGTATIMLMGSVCTRACRFCAVDTGNPKGYLDPDEPRLAASSVRLMGLKYVVLTSVDRDDLPDGGAGHYAACIREIKRVNPETAVEALTPDFQGKTEDVQKVLDAGVEVYAQNLETVRRLTHPVRDPRAGYDQTLKVLAYAKRARPEVLTKTSLMLGLGETDAEIFETLDDLRAIGVDIVTFGQYLRPTASHLPVARFVPPEDFARYREEGLKRGFLEVVSGPLVRSSYRAERALEKNNVGLSSAGLAAD; translated from the coding sequence ATGGCGTCGCCCGCGCCGGCGCCGCAAAGGCCCCCCAAAGTCGTGAAAAACGGCGTCTACCGCAAAGGCGCGGAGAACGAACCCAAGGTGCGCAAACCGGCGTGGCTCAAGGTCAAGCTGCCCTCGGGCGCGCGCTACAGCGAGGTTAAAAAGACCGTGCGCGAGCACCGCCTCTCGACGGTGTGCGAGGAGGCGATGTGCCCCAACATCGGCGAGTGCTGGAACGCGGGCACCGCGACGATCATGCTGATGGGGTCGGTCTGCACCCGCGCCTGCCGCTTCTGCGCGGTCGACACCGGCAACCCGAAAGGCTACCTCGACCCCGACGAACCGCGCCTGGCGGCGAGCTCGGTCAGGCTGATGGGCCTCAAGTACGTGGTGCTCACCTCCGTCGACCGCGATGACCTACCCGACGGCGGCGCGGGGCACTACGCCGCGTGCATCCGCGAGATCAAGCGCGTAAACCCGGAGACCGCCGTCGAGGCGCTCACCCCCGACTTTCAAGGCAAGACCGAGGACGTGCAGAAGGTCCTCGACGCCGGCGTCGAGGTCTACGCGCAGAACCTCGAGACGGTCCGCCGCCTCACCCACCCCGTGCGCGACCCGCGCGCCGGTTACGACCAGACGCTAAAGGTGCTCGCCTACGCCAAGCGCGCGCGCCCAGAGGTGCTGACCAAGACGAGCCTCATGCTCGGGCTCGGGGAGACGGACGCGGAGATCTTTGAAACCTTAGACGACCTGCGGGCCATCGGCGTCGACATCGTCACCTTCGGGCAGTACCTGCGTCCGACGGCGTCGCACCTGCCGGTGGCGCGCTTCGTCCCCCCTGAGGACTTCGCGCGCTACCGCGAGGAGGGGCTAAAACGCGGCTTTTTGGAGGTCGTTTCGGGTCCCTTGGTGCGCTCGTCGTACCGCGCCGAACGGGCGCTCGAAAAGAACAACGTCGGTTTGAGCAGCGCGGGGCTTGCTGCCGACTAG
- the lipB gene encoding lipoyl(octanoyl) transferase LipB, protein MTELLVRDLGRLDYRAAWDVQLATHAAVAEGRLAPTLLLVEHPPVITFGKKGGREHLLADPAALAAQGFSLYDIERGGDVTYHGPGQLVGYPILPVGRAVRSYLRNLEAVMVAVLAEYGIPSVGSPGYAGVWVGDEKVVAIGVAIKRNVSFHGFAMNVATDLSHFSYIVPCGIRDKGVTSLSALLGRPVTLEEVKPRLVRAFCETFGYTPVPFVPSDPTPETEASL, encoded by the coding sequence GTGACGGAACTGCTCGTGCGCGACCTCGGGCGGCTCGACTACCGCGCCGCCTGGGACGTGCAGCTCGCTACCCACGCGGCGGTCGCCGAGGGGCGCCTCGCGCCGACGTTGCTCCTCGTCGAACACCCGCCGGTCATCACCTTCGGCAAAAAGGGGGGGCGCGAGCACCTGCTGGCCGACCCGGCGGCGCTCGCCGCGCAGGGGTTTTCGCTTTATGACATCGAGCGCGGCGGCGACGTGACCTATCACGGCCCCGGCCAGCTGGTGGGGTACCCGATTCTGCCCGTCGGCCGCGCCGTCAGGAGCTATTTGCGCAACCTCGAGGCGGTCATGGTCGCCGTGCTCGCCGAGTACGGCATCCCGAGCGTCGGCTCCCCCGGCTACGCGGGCGTCTGGGTCGGCGACGAGAAGGTGGTCGCCATCGGGGTCGCCATCAAACGCAACGTGTCGTTTCACGGTTTTGCCATGAACGTCGCGACCGACCTCAGCCATTTTTCCTACATCGTGCCGTGCGGCATCCGCGACAAGGGCGTGACCAGCCTGAGCGCGCTGCTCGGCCGCCCGGTCACCTTGGAGGAGGTCAAACCCAGACTCGTACGGGCGTTTTGCGAGACCTTCGGCTACACCCCCGTGCCCTTTGTCCCCTCCGACCCGACCCCAGAAACCGAGGCTAGCCTATGA
- a CDS encoding cold-shock protein has product MATGRVKWFSNEKGFGFIEQDDGGADVFCHFSAITGSGYRSLNEGDEVEFEVEQGQKGLQAKNVTVTNAAPAPQRGARY; this is encoded by the coding sequence ATGGCAACAGGCAGAGTGAAGTGGTTCAGCAACGAAAAAGGCTTCGGCTTTATCGAACAAGACGACGGTGGCGCGGACGTGTTCTGCCACTTTTCGGCGATTACCGGTAGCGGCTACCGCAGCCTCAACGAGGGCGACGAAGTCGAATTCGAGGTTGAACAGGGTCAAAAGGGGCTCCAGGCGAAAAACGTGACGGTGACAAACGCCGCCCCCGCCCCGCAGCGCGGCGCGCGCTACTAA
- a CDS encoding SRPBCC family protein — protein sequence MDHLTTADGRLRIWETYRGVPPEALFTYWVEPAKLRLWGPPEASVDARVGGSYRYGFPEGAVTGTFAEVIAGNRLAFSWRSPGEAERQVVVDFERRDAGTLLTLTQGPYGRDEAEARRRQLERWQESLVRLRSALTLERRG from the coding sequence GTGGATCACCTGACGACCGCCGACGGCCGCCTCCGCATCTGGGAGACCTACCGCGGCGTGCCGCCGGAGGCGCTCTTTACCTACTGGGTCGAACCGGCCAAGCTGCGCCTCTGGGGGCCGCCGGAGGCGAGCGTCGACGCGCGGGTGGGGGGGAGCTACCGCTACGGTTTTCCGGAGGGAGCGGTGACGGGGACCTTCGCGGAGGTGATCGCCGGAAATCGGCTCGCCTTCTCCTGGCGCTCACCCGGCGAGGCCGAGCGGCAGGTGGTCGTGGACTTTGAGCGGCGCGACGCGGGGACGCTGCTGACCCTGACCCAGGGGCCCTACGGGCGCGATGAGGCGGAGGCGCGCAGACGGCAGCTCGAGCGTTGGCAGGAGTCCCTGGTGCGGTTAAGGAGCGCGCTCACGCTGGAGCGGCGCGGCTAA